The Mycolicibacterium cosmeticum sequence CGGCTGGACGGTGCGGTGATCTTCGACGGGGTCCGGGTGGCCGCCGGTGCGGTGATCGAACGCTCCATCATCGGCTTCGGCGCCAGGATCGGGCCGCGCGCGCTCATCCGGGACGGCGTGATCGGCGACGGCGCGGATATCGGCGCGCGCTGCGAACTGTTGCGCGGCGCCCGGGTGTGGCCCGGGGTGACCATTCCCGACGGCGGGATCCGCTACTCCACCGACGTCTGACGGTGCCGCGCCGCCGCACCGAGGGCGGCCAGGGCCGGGTCGTCGGCGGGCAGCGCGTCCAGCGGCCACCACCGCAGGTCGAGTGATTCGTCGCTGCGCACGATGGCCGCGTTGGCCGGTGCACGGACGATGAACTGCAGATCCAGATGCCGGGTGGGCAGGCCGAGCGAGCAGGTCAGCGGGTGCACGTGCACCCGTGCCAGCCCGGAATCCAGGCGCAGCCCGGCGATCCCGGATTCCTCTGTTGCCTCGCGCAGCGCGGCCGCGGTGATGTCGGCGTCCCCGTCCTCGCAGTGCCCGCCCAGCTGCAGCCAGCGCCCGATCCGGGGGTGCAGGGTCAGCAGTGCCTGGGTGCCGGTGTCGTCGAGCACCAATGCCGACGCGGTGATGTGGCCGGGTTCGCACGCCCGCCGGCAGGCGTCCGGGCGGGCCAGTACGAAGGCCAGCACCGCGTGCCGCAGCGCGTCCTGCTCGGGATCCGGTGCCTCCCAACGGGTCAGCGCGTCGACGACGGAGGCGTGCAGGCTCATCGCACCACCAGCAGACCGTCGGTGCCCGCCGGATCACGCGGCACCGGCGGTTCGGGTGGATGACCGATCGCGATGGCGCCCAAGGGCTCCCAGTCGTCGGGCAACTCGAGCTCCCGGCGCACGGTGTCGGCGGCGAAGATGGTCGACCCGATCCAGCAGCTGCCCACCTCCCGGGTGGCCAGGGCCACCAGCAGGCCCTGCACCGCGGCGCCGGCGGCCACGGTGAACATGGTGTGTTCGGCCGCCGTGCGCGCCGGGTCCGGATAGGTGTGCGCACCGTCGGGAACCATGAACGGGATCACGACTTCCGGGGCGTCGTAGAGGATCTGGCCCCGGCGCACCCGCCGGGCGACATCGTCGGGGGAGCGCCCGTCACCGGCGAGGTCGGTCTCCCAGCGTCGCTTCATCGCGTCCAGAAGCCTTGTGCGGCGCGCCGGTTCGCGCAGCCAGACGAACCGGACCGGACGGGTGTGGTGGGGCGCGGGCGCGGTCAGCGCCTCGGCCACCGCCGCCTCGATCAGTGCCGGGTCGACGGGGTCGGGCGCGAATCGGCGGATGGAGCGGCGCAGCAGCTGGGCTTGGCTGCGGCCCAACGCGATCGCCTCGGCGGTGCCCAGCCAGAACAGGTCGTCCTCGCCGTTGCGCACCAGGGTGCGGCCGCCGGAGCCGTCGTCGTGCAGGGTCAGGCCGCGCACCACGGCCACCGGGATGCCGGTCAGCTTGCCCTTCACCAGATCGGCGGCGGCGGCCAGTTCGTCGGCGACCGCGATCTCGGTGACGATCAGTTCGTTGCCGAAAGCGTCGTGCGAGCCGCCGTATCCGTGCAGCACCCGCAGGCCGGCCGCGCCGATCGCGACATCGGTCTGGCCGTTGCGCCAGGCCCGGCCCATGGTGTCGGTGACCACCACGCCGACCCGGACGCCGAGCCGGCGCACCAGCCCGTCGCGCACCGCCGCGGCGCTGCGGTCCGGATCCACCGGCAGGAGCGCGAGTTCGGCGGCGTCGACATTGGATCCGTCCACGCCGGCGGCGGCCTGGATCAGCCCGAACGCGTTCTCGGTGATCAGGGTGCGGCCCTTGCGGGCCAGCACGCGGACCGCCTCGTCGTCGATGAGTTTGCGGCGCAGAGCGTCCCGCTGCTCGGGGTCCGCCGGTGCGGCGACGATGCGCCCTTCGGCCTTGGACAGCACCTTGCTGGTGACCACGACGACGTCGTCATCGCGCAGCCAGTCGGCGGCGGCGGCGATGGCCGCCGAAACGTCGTCGCCAGGCCGGAATTCACCGAGGCCGTGGACGGGGATGATCTCGATCGCCGCTGAGGTGCCGTGGTCGGTGCCGTGGTCGTTGCCGGTGTGCGCCGATGTCACAGCGTCAAGCCTGCCAAACGGATGCCGGCGCGCACCATCTCGGCGGTGGCGGCCGGATCGGTCATCAGCAGCGGCGCCTGCTGCACCTGCACGCCGTCGATGTCGGCGGTGTCACCCCGGTCGATCAGCCAGCCGTCCAGGATGCCGGTGC is a genomic window containing:
- a CDS encoding coenzyme F420-0:L-glutamate ligase, whose protein sequence is MTSAHTGNDHGTDHGTSAAIEIIPVHGLGEFRPGDDVSAAIAAAADWLRDDDVVVVTSKVLSKAEGRIVAAPADPEQRDALRRKLIDDEAVRVLARKGRTLITENAFGLIQAAAGVDGSNVDAAELALLPVDPDRSAAAVRDGLVRRLGVRVGVVVTDTMGRAWRNGQTDVAIGAAGLRVLHGYGGSHDAFGNELIVTEIAVADELAAAADLVKGKLTGIPVAVVRGLTLHDDGSGGRTLVRNGEDDLFWLGTAEAIALGRSQAQLLRRSIRRFAPDPVDPALIEAAVAEALTAPAPHHTRPVRFVWLREPARRTRLLDAMKRRWETDLAGDGRSPDDVARRVRRGQILYDAPEVVIPFMVPDGAHTYPDPARTAAEHTMFTVAAGAAVQGLLVALATREVGSCWIGSTIFAADTVRRELELPDDWEPLGAIAIGHPPEPPVPRDPAGTDGLLVVR
- a CDS encoding NUDIX hydrolase; this translates as MSLHASVVDALTRWEAPDPEQDALRHAVLAFVLARPDACRRACEPGHITASALVLDDTGTQALLTLHPRIGRWLQLGGHCEDGDADITAAALREATEESGIAGLRLDSGLARVHVHPLTCSLGLPTRHLDLQFIVRAPANAAIVRSDESLDLRWWPLDALPADDPALAALGAAARHRQTSVE